The Thermomicrobiales bacterium region ATCTCGATTGCTTCCGAGAATCCGGAAACCCGCGGCGGCTTGATATTGATGATCAGCCGGTCGAGGATGCCGTTTCGCTGCCAGAGGTGCATGGCGGCTTGCGCATCGCGCAGGGAATGGATGCTTTCGTCCAGGCAGACCGGCGTCTTCAGTTGCGTTGCGATCTCGCTATGCAGCACGATGTCGTCATCGAAGAGCGGCTGCTCGATCAGCAGCAGCTCGAGGTCGTCGAGCGCTTTCAAGTCGGTCCAGGTATCGAGTGTGTACGCCGAGTTGGCATCCACCTGGAGCAGGATGTCCGGATACGCATTCCGCAGCGCGGCGGCGGGAGCGGCATCGAATCCTGGCCAGATCTTGACCTTGAGCCGCTGATAGCCGAGCCCAACCGCCTTCTCCGCGCGGGCCAGCACATCGTCGACGGTGTTTCCGCCGATGCTCACCCCCACCGGGAACTGCCGGGCGCGGCCGCCCCAAAGCTTCCAGAGCGGTTGCTGCCTCTGCTGCGCCTCGATGTCCCAGAAGGCCGCTTCCACGCCGCTCTTGGCGAATCCGGCTCCCTTGATCCACTCATAGCTCGCGCGCAGATCGTCGACGGTGCCAATCGAGCCGATCTCCTTTTGCCGCTTGAAGACCGCCGGAATGACAAAGGTCTGCAGCGAAGTGATAGCCGAGTAGGGATCGCACTCCGCCTTGTAGGCCGGGTCGCTGAGCGTTGGAACCTCGCCGATGCCGGTCAGCCCATCGGTGGTGCGCACGATGACAAAGGGCCGGTCGAGCTGGCGATACGTGCCAAACGACGTAGTGAACGGTGACCGCAGGGTCAGCGGCACATTCCAAAGCTCGATCGATTGCATCTTCATGCTCGGCCGTCCTTCAATTCCAACAGGAACAAACTCTCGCGGTTTCCCGCGTCGTCCACCTCGGTCGCAAATCCGGTGACATCATATGGGCCATCGATCACGCTCGTCTGGATGGCGATCGGACCGTCGGTGGCCACATCCTCGCCCACGATGGCTGCCCGCCGCGTCATCAGTGTGCCCAATACGGCGCGCATCTCGTTGCGCCAGTCGATCGCGCGTTGCGCGTCGATCCGCATCAACTGGTCGATATCGCCCGGAACCCGGTAAATCAGCTGTGGAGGCAACGCCTGTCGCAACTCGGCGACATTCTCCATCGTCACTTCTGGCACACCGGCGAAATCGCCCGGACGGCGCGGACGATAGCGCCGATCGAACACCTGCTGCAGCCGTTCATGCACCAGGCTGGAACGCATGTCCCACATGTTGGTGAAGCGGTCGGTCGGGACATTGCCATAGAGTGTGCTGCGCATCACCCCATATTTGTCCAGCGTCAGGTTCACGGCAGTCGCGGCCAGTTTCTCCTGGTTGAGGCGCGCGTTGGCGCCGCGCATGGGATCGACGGTCCAGGTCATTTCGTCGAAGCCTTCGTTCAGGGAGTAGTAGCCCTGCAAGACCTTCAGATACCACCCGAGATCGATTCCGCCACGGTAGTCGGCATGCACCCCGAGCATGTGCGAGTACATCGCCCCATGCTTGGTGCCGATCCCGAAGGCAAACCCGAGCCAGCCGTCGGCGTTGAACCCCTTGTCCATGCGATACGCCACCAGCAGCGCCGCGCCGGTATCCTCGATGATGGAAAGAATGTTGACTGGCACAGTGTCCTGCGGCGCGAAGCCCCAGACGTCTTCCTGTAGCTGCACCATCAGTTCGAGCGCGTTGCTGACCGACCAGTCGCCGTCACCCGGCCAGTAACTGGCCGCCTGGTTGTGCGCCCAATCGAGCGATGCGAACGCAACGGTTCCCGTCTCAGGAAAGTCGATCGTCCAGCCGCCCTTGTACCGTTGGAACCCAAACCGCTCCGGCGCAAATGCCGCCAGCGACTCTTCCCGTGATCGTCTCATGCCCGTTGCGCAGCTTCCCCGTGAAATCCAATTGCCTGCGGAAGTCTATCGGTAGCGCGGGAATACGCCTCCCCATTCATGCACGACACCAGAGACACGATTTCACCGTTTCTTCAGCTGTTGGTCACGATCCGCTCAGCCTGCGGCGATACAACTGCATCATCACCTGCAGGGTTGCAGGAGAACGATCTGAACCGAAAGGCACTGAACAGCATCCTCTCAAGCTTCTCTCCTTCCCTTCCTCCTTCCAAATGACCGGAGCGACCCCATGCGCTCCGGTCATTTTTTCTGCATCCTGCCAGAAGCCAGGTTCGCTCCCAGCCGGCTGCCAATCCTTCCGCACGTTCCCGGATCAGCACACCGCTCCTGGGACCCATCGTTCACGCGTTGTCCCGCAGCGTTGCGATCAC contains the following coding sequences:
- the menC gene encoding o-succinylbenzoate synthase; this translates as MKMQSIELWNVPLTLRSPFTTSFGTYRQLDRPFVIVRTTDGLTGIGEVPTLSDPAYKAECDPYSAITSLQTFVIPAVFKRQKEIGSIGTVDDLRASYEWIKGAGFAKSGVEAAFWDIEAQQRQQPLWKLWGGRARQFPVGVSIGGNTVDDVLARAEKAVGLGYQRLKVKIWPGFDAAPAAALRNAYPDILLQVDANSAYTLDTWTDLKALDDLELLLIEQPLFDDDIVLHSEIATQLKTPVCLDESIHSLRDAQAAMHLWQRNGILDRLIINIKPPRVSGFSEAIEIANACNDQQVRTWIGGMLDSAWGKAMNLNFNGLDCIDLPGDHFSPGGPYFEQDLTVEPLAAPNGIFTLTDAVGTGVVFDWKAFESLGSKVAVFEG